In Calliopsis andreniformis isolate RMS-2024a chromosome 9, iyCalAndr_principal, whole genome shotgun sequence, the genomic window AGGAGAACATGGAATATGGGCAAAATATAGTAATTTTGATGTTGCTTTAAAAGTACCTTTAATGATATCAATTCCAGGACTAACATTTAAAACTTTAGAAGATATTAAATTTGTTCACAAACTTGAAGCCACGTATCGAGAAAATCTGAGAAAATGCCTCTTAAGTCATGTACAAATTAAAAACGAAGAATTAGTGCGACATGGTACGTAAACAAATATTACAAAGTCGTTTCAAAGAATttagaatttaaatattaaaaaaaattattgcagGATGTCTCAAAAATGAATTACAAGAAATGAAAAAGTATACACAAGATCAAAGAAATGTTTATGATTTAGAAAAGCGATATCTTGGAGAAAGTGGTCAAAGAAGAAACGATTTTTCacaaaaaaataatatatttaagcCACGGAGAAACCAAATAATTATAGATTCTATGGTTGAACTAGTTGATATTTTTCCAACTATTGCAGATTTAGCAAACATTTCAATACCTATTTGTCGACAAGAACAAGAAAAGAAAAGTCTACAAATAGAACAAAATATTTTACACATGGAAGCTACTTGTAGCGAAGGAATTACTCTTCTACCACTTATAAAAGCTGTTTTAAATAAAGAGGTAACAGTGATTAAAAATCAAATTGTTTCTGGTTAATTCTCACAGTAACATGTGATCAAAGAATTTTACCATGTTACATAAAAAGTTTAATTTAAAGTGttctatatttaataatttacaGTCACTATCATGGAAAAAGGCAGCAATTGGACAATATCCACGACCAAGTATTGAACCTTCTATGAATCCAAATAGTGATGAACCACGTTTGGAAGAGATTAAAGCAATGGGATATACCTTAAGAACAGAAAGGTATCGTTATACAGCTTGGTTAGCATTTACACCTGAAAGAAAAGAGCCAGATTGGGCCAATATTCTTGCAGAAGAATTGTACGATCATGAGATTGACAAGATCGAATATCAAAACTTGGCAAATATTCAGAAATATATCAAAATAAAACAGGAATTGAAAACCTTGTTACAACGTGGTTGGAGAAATGCTTTACCTGAAAACCTAAACTTTTAAATCATAATTCAATTTCTttagtataaaaatatatactaTACAGTGTAGTGATTTACTATAGTATAGTTATATATTTGTAGATATACAACTcttgacaatataaatatatgtatatttaatataaacgcataattattaaaaaaaatgctATTACTAAAATGTATAGTACTATATTATATCAATActgatactgataaatatgcatACAAAAGTATTACCTTAATCAACTATAATGATTTCGTTAAGTTGGGGTATAAATACCTCAATATACTTATGATATAAACATGTAGCACGAAACAAATCTAGCAGTCTCTGAATATTAAATAGCAGATAACATTTATCCTTTttacaatattcactcttctttGTTTTTACTCCTGTCTGTCACTGTAGGAGAGACCTAAAATTACGGagtaattgttttatttatatttaaaaaaaaaaaattttttataattttttaaaataaagtcgATTTGAAAAATACCTCGACAATATCATCGTCCTCGCCATTTCCGGACCTTGGGTCAGGATTCGTAAAAGTAAATGGTCGCTCATTCCTTATTTGCCCACTTAGATTATTAGTATTTTGTATTACATGAGGCATTCGAACCAAATTTGGTATCTGCATCCTCGGCAGTATTGTCGGCCTTATACCCATACTTGTATTctgatatttataaaaattttaattatatctTCATAAAAAAGGATTACAAATTATATTGGCTTCAAAATACCTGGTTAATAACTCTATTTGTAGCATTATGAAAAGTTTGTTGCTccaggtacctatacatatccgCTAAGGCTCGAGTTGTCATTAATTGTTGTTGCTCTGGCGTTGCATTAGGATACTGTAATTTAAATCATGATAAGATACTGAACTAGTATAAAGTATCTAACTTAAAACTATAGTAGTTACAAGATGCATGCTTACATCTTTACGAATAAGTTCCTTAAGTTTTTCAAAATCTGTGTTAATGTTTAATAATTGTGATGGTAAGTTAAAT contains:
- the Ids gene encoding iduronate 2-sulfatase isoform X4 is translated as MPSYWRTDVGNFTTLPQHFKDNGYTTRSIGKVFHPGISSNNSDDSPYSWTEVPYHPFTERYKDAPVCQTNSRMPPSQNLVCPVKISSMPNKTLPDIEILKEAKRFLRQHAKNSNPFFLAVGFQKPHIPFKYPEKYLKYHPLHKFNVPEPYKWPENVSSVAYNPWIDLRKRNDVQALNLRFPWEKIPKSFARLIIQSYYAAVTYIDDLVGKLINYLKIHSIRENTTIIFMSDHGWSLGEHGIWAKYSNFDVALKVPLMISIPGLTFKTLEDIKFVHKLEATYRENLRKCLLSHVQIKNEELVRHGCLKNELQEMKKYTQDQRNVYDLEKRYLGESGQRRNDFSQKNNIFKPRRNQIIIDSMVELVDIFPTIADLANISIPICRQEQEKKSLQIEQNILHMEATCSEGITLLPLIKAVLNKESLSWKKAAIGQYPRPSIEPSMNPNSDEPRLEEIKAMGYTLRTERYRYTAWLAFTPERKEPDWANILAEELYDHEIDKIEYQNLANIQKYIKIKQELKTLLQRGWRNALPENLNF
- the Ids gene encoding iduronate 2-sulfatase isoform X2, translating into MIFVFYLITMIICCLARKQNFLLIIVDDLRPSLGCYGDEKAHTPHIDQLAEEAAIFSQAYAQQALCAPSRNSFLTSRRPDTLRLYDFYSYWRTDVGNFTTLPQHFKDNGYTTRSIGKVFHPGISSNNSDDSPYSWTEVPYHPFTERYKDAPVCQTNSRMPPSQNLVCPVKISSMPNKTLPDIEILKEAKRFLRQHAKNSNPFFLAVGFQKPHIPFKYPEKYLKYHPLHKFNVPEPYKWPENVSSVAYNPWIDLRKRNDVQALNLRFPWEKIPKSFARLIIQSYYAAVTYIDDLVGWSLGEHGIWAKYSNFDVALKVPLMISIPGLTFKTLEDIKFVHKLEATYRENLRKCLLSHVQIKNEELVRHGCLKNELQEMKKYTQDQRNVYDLEKRYLGESGQRRNDFSQKNNIFKPRRNQIIIDSMVELVDIFPTIADLANISIPICRQEQEKKSLQIEQNILHMEATCSEGITLLPLIKAVLNKESLSWKKAAIGQYPRPSIEPSMNPNSDEPRLEEIKAMGYTLRTERYRYTAWLAFTPERKEPDWANILAEELYDHEIDKIEYQNLANIQKYIKIKQELKTLLQRGWRNALPENLNF